The segment tttgttatgcaaggattccagactatgtgctgctggcctgccgtggtaaagtgtcctaccatggaggacggaataaggctgccctccccagaaactttctgcaaaggctttgggagtacatccaggagagcttcattgagatgtctctggaggatttccgctccatccccatacacattaacagacttttccagtagctgtactggccgtgaatgcatcccaagtcttcagggcaaattaatcattaaacccacttgcttttaaaccatgtattatatttacaaaggtacacccACCAGAGGTCCGTTCTCTGCCTTTTAGGTCTGGGAGCCCAGCTTCTATaggttgggagggtactagatccagggtgaaaaacagttcctggctgtcggggaaaacggtttctcctcttgcttgctgtgcttcaacctcctcttcctcctcctcatcttcctcgtccccaaaatccatTTCCCTGTTGCATGAGAGTCCATTGATGGAGTCCatgcacagggttggggtagttgtaggggcacctcctagaatggcatgcagctgatcatagaagcggcatgtctggggctctgactcaGAGTGGCCGTTTGTCTCTTTGGTTTTtcggtaggcttgcctgagctccttaattttcacgcggcactgctgcaggtccctgttatagcctctgtccatcatgcccttggagattttttcaaatatttcggcatttcgtcttttcaaacagagttctgatagcagggattcgtctccccatacagcgatcagatccagtacctcccgtttggtccatgctggagctcttttgcgattctgggactgcatggtcacctgtgctgaagagctctgcatggtcacctgtgctgaaaaGCTCACCACtctggaaatgaaattcaaaagttcgcggggcttttcctatctacctggccagtgcatctgagatgagagtgctgtccagagcagtcacaatggagcactctcggatagctcccggaggccaataccgtcgaattgcgtccacactaccccaaattggacccagcaaggtcgatttcagcgctaatccatcgtcggggaggagtacagaaaccggATTTAAGAGTCCTTAAAgtcggaaaaaatggcttcgtagtgtggacgggtgcaggacTAAaccgatctaacgctgctaaatccgacctaaactcgtagtgtagaccagggctctgagtatctttcccagacctgaagaagagctcagagAAAAGCTTTTATGCTACAcaatcaccaacagaagttggtccaataaaaaatatctcacccaccttctcttaATATCTGGGGACCAAAACAGCTATAATAccacagaaagacagacagacaggccaTCATATGTACTGCACTGTGGTCCACTGTGTTCTAAAGAAAGTGATTTTAGTTTTACTTCCATGCAGCTTTCTTGTTTTGGGAGCATgatatacatagaatcatagggtagaatagaatatcagggttggaagggacctcatgaggtcacctagtccaaccccctgctcaaagcaggaccaatccccaatttttgccccagatccctaaatggccccctcaaggattgaactcacaaccctgggtttagcaggccaatgctcaggccactgagctatccctcccccattggATCCAGAATTAGTAgtacactgctattttatagGATGTATACATCTTTGGACTATATGAAAAGGAAGGGATCTCTGTACCAAGCTGTGACCTAGGACAGAGAGTAAGAGCTGTCAGATTTAGTATTTCATAATTTCTATCCTTTCAACACAAGTTACAAAACCCAGCAAAACAAAATTATGCCCCCAAAACATGAAAGCTGcatggaagttaaaaaaaaaagggggggggggggaccttctTCAGAGTACAGTGGACCAGGCAACTAGTACACAGACCAAATACCTGTTACTCTAACTATAGTCAATACTATATCTTTCCAAGTGTTTATAATTTGTAGACAACTTGAAAGCTGAAAATGTTAGtatacaaaaacaaattttgtaaaATGCTCTTCTTAATATACCTAGTATTAATAAACTTATAATtgacttttttcttaaaataggTTTTATAGGCCAACATGTAAAACGATTCAGTACTTCAAAATATCTCCAACTGCCAACAGAACACAGTAGCTTCCCTTCATTTTTCACTGTTGGGGTGCCATACCATGTTTAATTACTACTATTTGAACTTGTGACCTACTTTTGGAAAATACTTTAAGAGTTGTTGCTCAAGTTGTACTGGTCAACAGTAATAACATAAGATTCAGTGTGAAACTGAATAGGGTGACTGTTGACTATATTTGTTTACTCAGAATTTTGACTTCACTACATAGCTGCCTAATAAAATTACATAAGAAAGATATAGTACATAAACCAGTATGTTAAACAGCAAACCTCTTTAAAACATAGGAGATACTTTAATGTTCAGTGTATTTGTACTATAAACATAATACTCTTACTTTAACATCATTATGTTAAGTAGCTGCCTGAAAGTATTCAAATGATTTTTCATTGTGTGAGCACGTGTGTGTGAGGaagaaaaatgagaaacaaataaaaagaaaaatagcaatATAACTGAGATACAGAACCATAGCTAGAGAGGGAGAAAGACAAGAGAAAAGAACTGTTTGGGAAGATTATAGAAAGAGGTAGTTAACATTAATCGGCTACAAAACACAAATGTTCTTTCTAAAGTAACTTctatcttgaattttttttaaaattcagcatgTGAAATTTCTATTACTTTTCCTTTTCAGAGCACAATTAAGGGGCTACATTTTATAAAAgagccaaaataaatctgttaaaaaaatggtaggttgcaaagtcaagcactaaagttaggaaatgccagatttaatcTTAATCCCCCACCAATACCACTTGTGTCCACCCTGTATCCTGAATGAGGTAGGGGAATAttgaaaaaatagtatatgatcatgcaattaaagactatatcataatacATATGTACAAGATCAAGACTAGCATTTTCTCTGACAGCAATATTATTTACCTGAAGTGGTCCTAGGATAGAACTGGTTGTATACATGAAGAAGAGTCGAAGGTAACTAAGAACATTAGCAAAAGCAAAGAGACCTTCTGCCACCAATGTAGGATGGAATGCGTCCCAGTCCTTTCTATCAGCATAATCATGGAACTAGAGTTTCAGAAGAAAATGTTGAAGTtacttacattatttaaaaaaaaaaaaaaaaaaaaaagaagaatctATCACAAGTGTAATTCAAAGGTATTCTACAATAATTGATGAGTTTGCCTTCAATGTATTCTGTGTAGTTAAAACAACACTTTATACAGATACAAGCCAGAGTGGTTAGTAgatagggcactgaactgggaatcAGGTGACTAAGGTTCAATTCAAggctctgccactcacctatacggtgtgagcttgggcaagtcacttctccggGTGTTGTTTTCCTTCCTACTCTGTATTACctatttaggttgtaaactctttgagataGGGACTGTCACTATGTGCATGAACAGCACCTACCACATGGGGCCCTGATATAGGcactactgtaaaacaaataacgATAAGTAAAAAAACACcgtaaaacacagaacaaaccaaCTTATGTAATGATGATAGACTTGCAGGTCTTAACCAATTTTGGAAGGGGAGAGGACTTAGGGATAATTGGGTTCCTTCAGGATGATGGATGTCTTATGAGTATACACACATTTCTATCCTTCATACATCTGTTATCTGCCATTCTCCAGAGGTCACACTTGAGAAATCATAAGCAGTAAGAAAAAGATCAAAAGAGAGGAAAGGCAGGAGTGAACATAAATAATTTTGGCATTTATTATTTAATGGCAGGCCATAAGACTATGGTATGGCAGAAAGTTGCATCTGCAGACAGGAGCATGTCTGGCCCAAATGATAGCAATCCAACCCAGGATCGCTTATACTGAAAGATGAAGGAATGCACCAGTGATCAAACAGCTGCCCTACAGATTTCTTTATGCTGTCTTTCTTTCTGTCCATGATGTGGAGAATGCTCTGATTGAATAAGCTTTTGAGTCTTGAGGAAGAATTTTGCCAGAAGAGAAGTAAGTATGTCTAATGGCCAATTTGATCTATCAGGAAGGTTTCTTTTGACAGCCAAGCAGAGGTAACAGCACATAGGTTTATTTCCAACCCCAAGATCTTCCTAGATAATACTTAAAAAACTCATCCTAAGAACCTCAAAAGCAACAAAGAGTTTTGTGAGAGGTTCAGGTTTTGGTGAAAGGGATGATAATGCAGAACAGTGCTACAGCTCGAAACCAGAATTTCTGATGCAGGATTTTGAACTATGTAACTGGTGAGAATTGAATAAATCGTTGTTCAATAAGCAGTTCCCAAACTCACCAACTCTTTTAACTGAGGAAATAAACAGGAGAAACAAAACTAAGCTCACCTACTCTTTGAAACCAAATTCTCTTGTACATGCCAGATAAGGGGTAGCAACCTCATTCGGTGGAGAGATCATAATTCCACTTCTAATTACTGTCCATTGACCAGGGGGTATAAATTTAGGATTAACTACTCCCCTCAATCCACAGTAAAGCTCCCAACAGAACTTTTTGCAAATGTCCAAGGGTAGACTATGACCTTAATGTGTAACTGAATTGCTTTGTTATTATTTGTTCAATATCACATTCAGCACTCCATGGGACAATATATCAACTTTAATACCATTGCTATCTCTGGCCTTTGTTTCCCACCCTTTGGCTTCATCcttttttagtttcttttttcttctctgtcttTGTCTCTCTCCTGTTTTCCCTCTGCATTTCTTTCCCTGTAGCAATTCTCATTTCAGAGCCCCATGGACTTCAAACTCCCCTTTCCCATTATATCTAAGATACTATTTTCCCTCCTactctgtcttgtccatttagattgtaaactctttgaaatAGGGACTCTCACTATGTGCATGAACAACCTACC is part of the Chelonia mydas isolate rCheMyd1 chromosome 9, rCheMyd1.pri.v2, whole genome shotgun sequence genome and harbors:
- the LOC119567132 gene encoding trihelix transcription factor GT-2; translation: MMDRGYNRDLQQCRVKIKELRQAYRKTKETNGHSESEPQTCRFYDQLHAILGGAPTTTPTLCMDSINGLSCNREMDFGDEEDEEEEEEVEAQQARGETVFPDSQELFFTLDLVPSQPIEAGLPDLKGRERTSAANV